The following is a genomic window from Methylomarinum vadi.
GACGTAATAATAACTTCCAGCCACCCCCAACAGGACGATAACAACGCTTCCGGCGAATACTTTCGGCCAGATCGACTTCGGTTCGATCTCATCCAGAAAGGCATCGACGGTCGGGGTGCGTAGTTCGCGCTTGAATTCCAGGGCATGACTCAACGCCATACGCTGGCGGCGATCCAAGCCGGGTATGACCGGCACTTGGAGATTGACTTCCATGGCCTTTTGCGCGGATAGCTTGCCGAACGGATGCTTGCCGGCGAGAATTTCAAAACAGACGCAGGCCAGCGCATAAACATCATCGGCCGGGTCGGGCTCCTTGCCCTGCAGCATTTCCAGGCTCGCGTAGGCCGGCGTCAAGGCCCCCAAATCGCGCGCATTGAACACGGTATCCTCGACATGCGATTCCGAGCGCGCCGCGGCGCAAGCGATGCCGAAATCCAATACCTTGACGCCGCCTTCCGAGGTGATGAACACGTTGCCCGGCTTGAAATCGGAATGGATGATGTTTTTCTTATGCGCGTAAGCCAAGGCCAGGGCCAGCCCCTTGATAATATGCCAGGCTTTTTTAAAGGAAATTCCGTCGGCGCCTTCTTCCCTGAGATATTGCGACAGGGATTTTCCTTCCAGTAATTCCATGACCATGAAAACATTACTGCCGTCGCGGTCGAAGTCATACACCGTAACGATATTGGGATGGGCCAGAATCTGCGATTTCTTGGTTTCCCGCTGCAGGGCGATAAACAATTCAGGATCGTCTCTGAATTCGTCGTTCAACACCTTGATGGCGACATCGGGTTGATGATCCTGCGCCTCCTCCCGACGCAAATCGGTGGCTCGGAACACGGTACCCATGCCGCCGCTGCCCAATACTTCTTTCAAGACGAAACGTCTTTGCAATATCGAACCGACCCGCAGAGTTTCCGACGGTTTACCCTTCGGCACCGGGCGAAGTTCGGGCTCCAACACTGTCGCATCGTTTTCCAATTGCGTGCGAATCACCGTCTCTTGCTCCGCCCCGTTTTGCCCGGCGTTATGAATGACAGTCAATTCATCCTGGTTTTGCTCATGTTCGTTCATTGCGTGTTGTTCGAGTCGTTAAGCCGTAAGTCGTCTGCAAACAAGCCCTAATTCACGCTCGGCACGAAAAAGAACGGGCTGCCTTCATGGCCGGCGTGCAGCATGGCCGAATATTGCGGCAATTGTTGAAAGCCGACGAGGGCCGCGGATTGTTTGACCTGTTTAGAGACCTCCCTGAACAATTCATAATCTTCCAACAAACCATGGTTATTCTGCAACACCTTCAAAAAAGCCTTGGCGAATACCGAATGCTGCCCGCCTCCGGTATCCAGCACCGGTTTCACGCCTCCCGAGGTCAACACCGTCCGGGCCTTACGCCTGACCATGAACTGCAGCCATTTCTTGCGTTTCGCCTCGGCCATTTGCTCGGGCAAGCGGGCGACGGCGGTTTGCGTCATCGCCCCGGAATAACAGGAATCGGCCACGACCAGAATATGCCTGGCCGGGATGATATTCAAAAACTGGGTGATACTGTGGCTGGACAACCAATTAGCGGCATTGTCCGGTTCGGCATCGGTAGGCAGCCAATAGGCGCTTTGGTCGGATTTGTCGATTTCGCCATGGCCGGCATAATAAATCAGCAAATTATCTTTTTCGGTCAATTTCTTGCGTAATTCATTGAATGCCGTCATCACCTGGTGGCGATCGGCATTGATCAACAAGGTCGTTTTATAACCGTAGCGGGTACGCAAGATTTCATCCACCGCTTTGGCGTCTTCGACCGACGTACTCAACGAAGGTAATTGCGCATAATTCTGGTTACCGATTACCAAGGCATAAAAGCGGCCGAAATCGACGGACGGATAGGTGCGCGAAACGGCTCTGCTCGGCGGTGCTTGCTCCACGCCAGTAGAAGCCTTCGACTTTGCCAACAAATTGAAATTAACGATGCTTGGATTGCCTCTCTTATAAGTGGCAACGATTTCGACCGGATTCAGTTCATCATTAATCGGAATCAGACTGTGAAAAATTCCGCGTTGGTCGACCCGGGTTTCCTGTCCGTTCACCGTTAACGTCTTCAATGCATCGACCGCGGCGACCTTGCCGATGATTTTTTTGCTCGGCGCGATCGACCTGAGCTGGTAACTCGGAATACCGCGCGTCAAAACCAAGGCCGGCATGTCCGGTTCGATGATCTCGATGCCGGCTTGCGCCAGCGTGATCTTGTTCTGGCCGTTCTGCTCCAGACTGGCGAGAATTTTTTCATTGTCGCCAATATTCGCTTTCAATTGCTTAATTTGTTGCCCCTTGGCCAACAAGTCCGCCTTTTCGGCCTCCAGCCGAGTGCGTAAATGTTCGACCGCCAACTTGTCCTGAGTCGTAACCGCCCGCGCCGATTTTTCCTCGATCAGCTTCATATCGCTTTTAATCCGTATAAAGGTGTCCTGATATTCGGCTTCCTTGCTTTTCAACTGCCGTTTTTGATCGTCCAACAATAACCGGGAAGCGGATATTTCCGCCTGTTCCCGCTCTTGTTGATTCATCGTGGCCGCCATTTTCGCTAGTGCGGCCTTCTGGTCGTTATAGGAAGACTGATTGTTTTTAAGTTGTTGTTCCAACTTTTCGATCAATTGCCGATCGCCGCCACTCTTGCTTTTTTCCTGCTGCAATTGCTTTCGGGTGTCCTCGAGCTTATTCTTGAGCGACTGCAAATTGCGTTGTTGCGTCGCATAGTTTTGCTGTGCCCGGTTCAGTTGTTGGCGTAAAGTCTCCGCTTGTTTCTGGTAGCTTGACGAAGTTTGCCGTAAATCCTCCAGTTGCTTTTCATATCCGGCCGACACCTGCGCGGCGGTGATCGAGGCGAACTGCAAATCGGTGTCGTCCAATCCGGACGCCTTACGATACCAGTTCAATGCTTCCGGCAAATTCTTTTCCACTCCCAGTCCCTTTTCATATAAATGGCCTAGATTGATTTGCGCATTGGAGTTGCCTTGCTCGGCGGCCTTGCGATACCACATCGCGGCCAATGCCGGGTCCGCCATTCCGCCCAGTCCTTTTTCATAAATTTCTCCAACCAAGACCTGCGCCTGGGCGTCCCCCTGCTTGGCCTGTGGCAACCAAACCCGCAAGGCCGAGGCATAATTGGCCCGGTCGTAGGCGACATATTCGCCTCCGCGAATCTCGCAATCAGCGGCTGTGGTCTTGATCGGCCTCCGCGCCGACAAATACGTCATTTGACTGCCCAGCTTGCGTATCTGCCCCGGCAACAAACAATCGACGACAAACAGTTTGTCGGTCTGTTCGGCGTTATAACCTTCGCTTGCTCTCAGGTCCGCGCCATCGCTGACCAGCCCCGATTGGCAACCTAGCAACAAGGCAAGAGGAAAAATGATCAGCTGACTTTTGCTAATAGATCTGTGTACTCCAGACGATGATTTTTGTGACCGCAACATTGACAACCCCTATTGAAACAACCGGCAAACAATCTGTTTATCATAGCCCACAATCGCGAACCTACTAAACAAACTGTCCCGCACACCACCCCGAAGACCAGGCCCATTGAAAATTATAACCCCCCAACCAGCCGGTGACGTCCACCACTTCGCCGATGAAATAAAGCCCTGGCACCTTGCGGCTTTCCATCGTCTTCGAAGACAGTTCGTCGCAATCCACCCCGCCGACGGTGACCTCGGCAGTTCGATAACCTTCCGTGCCGTTCGGCTTCAGGGTCCATTGCTTAAGCTGTCGGACGATCGCCTCAAGCTGGTTGTCGGAACAATTTTGCAGTGTCTCGTCCATCGTATTCTCATCGAGCAACGCTTCCAATAGGCGCTTGGGCAGATAGTTCGCTAACAGCGTTCTGATCTTGACGTTTGTCTTGTTACGACGTTGCTTTTTCAGTGCTGGTTCCAGATCCACTTCGGGCAACAAATCGATTTCGATCGCTTCGCCCAAACGCCAATAGGAGGAAAGTTGCAAAATGGCCGGTCCGCTTAGCCCCCGATGAGTAAACAAAATATTTTCTTGAAAACTGTTGCGTTCATTGGATACCGCGGCAGGCACGGCGATACCGGACAACCTGGCAAATTGCTCTTTGTCTTGCTGCCGCCAGGTAAAAGGCACCAACCCGGCATGGGTGGGAACCACGGCAAGACCAAACTGTTCGGCCAAGCGGTAGCCAAACGGCGAGGCCCCCATTTTCGGTATCGACAAACCGCCGCTCGCTACGACCAATTTGTCGCAAACGATCTCGCCTTGTTCTGTAAACAGACGAAATCCGTCCTGTCGTTCGACCTTCAGGATCTTGCAATTCAGTTGTATGGAGACAGCGTATTTACCGCATTGGTCGAGCAGCATGGCGAGGATATCGCGGGCGCTGTTATCGCAAAACAATTGTCCGTGATCGCGTTCATGATAAGAAATGCTGTATTCATTGATCAGCGCCAAAAAATCCCACTGCGTGTAACGGCTCAGGGCCGACTTGCAAAAATGCGGGTTGCACGACAGATAATTCTCCGCAACGACCGAGTAATTGGTGAAATTGCAGCGCCCACCGCCGGACATCAGGATCTTCTTCCCCGCCTTATTGGCATGATCCAACACTAAAACCCGCCGACCGCGCTTGCCGGCCTCGATCGCACACATCAAACCGGAAGCGCCGGCGCCTATAATGACCACGTCCGGGCCGGTCAAAAAAACGTTCTTCATCACTCGAAAAGATTAATTTAACGCCGCCTTGTATTGGGCGGCAAAAAACGGTACAAATAAAGACTGATTCTATCAGACCTCAGAGCCTGGCTTTGTGACGACACTTTATTTCTATCACGATGACTTCCTGCGGCACGATACCGGGGAATTCCACCCGGAATCCAGCGCCAGGCTCACCAGTATCAATTCCGCTCTGAATACCCCCGCCTTCGACCGATTAACCAGAATGACGCCGGTTTTATTGGACGATATCGAAGAACATATTGCGCTGATTCACACGGCGGACTATATACAAACGATACATCGAACGACCCCGCGCCATGGACAGGCTTCGTTAGATGCCGATACCGTGCTCTCTCCGGGCTCTTACCAAGCGGCGCTACTGGCCGCCAGCGCCGTTTGCGGCGCACTCGACCGGGTCGTCGCCAAACAAGCCGATAACGCTTTTTGCGCGGTGCGTCCGCCAGGCCATCATGCCGAAGAAAGCCACGCCATGGGATTTTGCCTGTTCAACAACATCGCCGTCGCCGCCGCTTACGCCCGTAAATTTCACGGCGTCGACCGCTTGGCGATCGTCGATTTCGACGTCCACCACGGCAATGGCACCCAACAAGCCTTTTACCGGACGGCTGAAGTCATGTATGCTTCAAGCCATCAAATGCCGCTTTTTCCCGGCACCGGCCACCCCAGCGAGACCGGTGTCGGCAACATCGTTAACGTCCCGTTGAGCGCGGGCGACACTGGAATACAATTCAGGGAGAAATACCGTAACATCATTTTACCGGCGCTGAGAAAATTCAAACCGGAACTTATTTTGCTTTCGGCCGGCTTCGATGCGCACAAAGCGGACCCTCTGGCGTCGATCATGCTGGAAAGCGAGGATTTTCATTGGGTGACTCGACAAGTCATGGAAATTGCCGCTACCTGTTGTTCCGGCCGCATTATTTCCGTCCTCGAAGGCGGCTACGATCTACCGGCGTTAGGGGAAAGCGCCGCCGCCCATGTCAGCGCCCTGATGAACAGTCAATAATGAGCAATCCTTTTCAAATCAGCGCCGCAACAGGCGCTAAAAATTCTTAATCATTTAACTTAACCAACATATAGGCCACCACATGAATACCAAATACAGTTATTCGTTCAACACCGGCGATGGCAAAAATAAAGCCTTACTGGGCGGCAAAGGAGCCAATCTCTGCGAAATGACGCAGATCGGCTTGAATGTTCCGCCGGGCTTCGTAATTACTACCGAAACCTGTTTGACCTATCTGGAAATGGGCAAACTGCCGGATGATTTGATGGGCGAAGTCCGCGAGCAAATCAAGGAGATTGAAAAGAAAACCGGCAAAGAATTCGGCAGCGCCTCCGATCCGCTGCTAGTCTCGGTGCGCTCCGGTTCGGCCATTTCGATGCCGGGCATGATGGACACCATTCTCAACCTTGGGTTGAACAAACAGACGCTGCAAGGCTTGATCGAGCATACCGGCGACCCGCGTTTCGCCTACGACGCCTATCGCCGCTTCATCCAGCTGTTCGGCAAAGTCGCCCTCGGCATCGACGACGAGAAATTCGACGTCCATTTCGAAGGGGTCAAACGCAAAGCCGGCATCAAGGCCGATGTCGGCCTGAGCAGCGAGCAATTGCATGAAATCAGCGATTTGTTCCTGCAAGTCGTGCATGAAGAAACCGGCCACCCGTTCCCGGAAGACGTCTACGAACAATTGGAAATCGCCATCAAGGCGGTATTCAATTCCTGGATGGGCAAACGCGCGGTCGATTATCGCCGCGAATTCCATATTACACCAAATGTCGCCAACGGCACCGCCGTCAATATCGTCACGATGGTGTTCGGCAACATGGGCAACGACTGCGCCACCGGCGTCGGCTTCACCCGTAATCCAGGAACCGGCGTCAACGAAATGTATGGCGAATACCTGATCAATGCCCAGGGCGAGGATGTCGTGGCCGGTATCCGTACCCCCAAGCCCGTACATGAAATGGCCAATGAAATGCCGGAGCAATACGCTCAGCTGGTGGCCTTGCGCAATAAACTGGAAGCGCATTACAAGGAAGTACAGGATTACGAATATACGATAGAACGCGGCGTACTGTACTGCCTGCAAACCCGTAACGGCAAGATGAACGCCGCAGCCATGGTGAAAACCTCGGTGGACATGGTCAACGAAGGCCTGATCAGCCGCGAACAGGCCCTGCTGCGGATCGACCCCGAACTGCTGGAACAATTGCTGCATCCGCAACTGGCACCGGACCACGGACATCCGCCGTTGGCGCAAGGCCTTCCGGCCTCGCCCGGCGCCGCCAGCGGCAAATGCGTGTTCGATGCCGATACCGCCGAACGCTTGGGCCGGTTAGGCGAGGACATCATTCTGTTGCGCGAAGAAACCAAGCCGGAAGATATCCACGGTTTCTTCGCCTCCCAGGGTATTTTGACCAGCCGCGGCGGCAAAACCTCGCACGCGGCCGTGGTCGCTCGCGGCATGGGCAAAGCCTGTGTCGCCGGCGCCGAAGACATCGCCGTCGATGTCAGGGCGCGCATGGCCGTGGTTGGCGATGTGCACATTCGCGAAGGCGATATCATCACCATCGACGGCAGCACCGGCGATATTTATTTGGGACGTATTCCTACCATGAAGGCGAGTTTTTCCGAGGAACTAAAAACCCTGTTGGGCTGGGCCGATGACATCGCCGAAATTAAGGTTCACGCCAACGCCGACACGCCGGACGGCGCCAAACTGGCCTTCGAGTACGGCGCTCAGGGCATCGGCCTGTGCCGCACCGAACGCATGTTTAACGCCTCCGACCGGCTGCCGCTGGTGATAGACATGATCATCGCCGACAACCTGGAGACCCGCGAAGCGGCACTGGCCAAATTGTTTCCGATACAGCGCGACGATTTCCGCCAGTTGTTCGAAGCGATGTCGCCGCATCCTGTCACAGTACGCCTGCTCGACCCCCCCATGCACGAATTCCTGCCTAGCGAACACCAGCTGGAAGAGGAGATCGATGCCCTGCAACATTACGCCAAAATCGTCATGGGCCAAAAAGTTACCCTGGATACGATGGGCTCGCATGAATCCCTGCCCTCGCCTTTCAACATGCTAAACGATGAAGTCATTCACGAAGCGATCGAAAAGAAACAGATCATGCTGCGTAAGGTGCGGGAACTCTACGAGGTCAACCCGATGCTGGGTCACCGTGGGGTGCGCCTGGGGATGAGCTATCCGGAAATCTATCGCATGCAGATCCGCTCCATTCTGGAAGCGGCCGCGATGTGCGCCAAGCAACGCCTGACCGTTCATCCGGAAATCATGGTGCCGCAGGTGATCACCTCGCAAGAGCTGAAGAAGGTCAAGGAGATCGTCGACCAAGTCCGACAGGAAGTGGAATCGCAGTATCGAATCGAGCTCAATTTCAAATTCGGCACGATGATCGAGACGGTACGCGCCTGCACCCGCTCGGGCGATCTGGCCAATGTCGCCGAATTTTTCTCGTTCGGCACCAACGACCTGACCCAGGCAACCTTCTCGTTCTCGCGCGAGGACGCGGAAAACAAGTTCCTGCCGCTGTATAACGAATCCGGCTTGTTGCAAGACAACCCGTTCGAAATTCTTGATGTCAAAGGGGTCGGTCAGCTAATGAAGATGACCGCCGAACTCGGCCACGCCACCCGTCCGGATATTCGCATCGGAATTTGCGGCGAGCAAGGCGGTCATCCGCAATCGATCCGTTTTTGTCATCACATCAAACTGAACTATGTCTCCTGCTCGGCCCCGCGCATTCCGGTCGCCAGACTGGCGGCGGCGCATGCCAAGCTGTTGGAAAATAGTTACTCTCTATAAATAATAAGCCGGGTTAAGCAACGGAGTGCACGGCCCGGCTTATTTCGCGATTAGAATTTGTCCTGGTCCCGGCCGAAATCACGATGGTATGGACCGGCCGGCAAGCCTTTCGGCGGTTGAAAGGCGAGATAATTGGCCTGGCGCGCCAGCGGCAGATAATCGGTGAAAATCGCATTGACCGCCGCGGAAACGGCCATCGCCACCAGCCCCGCCAAACCGCTGCTGCCGGGAGCAGTGCCGGAATCATGGGTATAGGTCTGTTTGTTTTGCCACAGAACCATACCGGTTTTGGTGTCTTTCAACACATATTCCATTTCCACCACTACGACGGAAGCCAACAGCAAATATTTAGTGCTCCAGTCCTTGATGGTGACCAACAACACGGCGTCCGCTCCGAACAATTCATAAAACCGTCCGGCCGGCAGTTGATGGATATGCCCCGCTTCCACCAAGCCGAAGTCTTGCAGGATCAAATCGGTCAAATAAACGGGAAACACATAATAGCCGCGTTCCGCCAGAGGCTTGGTAATCGTCGAAATGAAAACGGAGGAAGCCGAGACTTCCGGAGACTCATTGACGACCGGGACGACGACTATGGAGCGCGGGCGGTGGGCGTAAAATGCATCGAGATCGACTTTGGGCCGAACCGTGCAGCCGGCCAGTAAAGCGGCGGCCAATATCAATAGGATGCACCATTTCCTCATGGTTCTCTCCCTGAATCGGTCGACGGATTTTCCCGCAGTATTTCCTGTTCCATTTGCAAGCGAACCCGCTCGATCAACTTTTCCATTAACATGACAGATTCCGGATAAGTTCGTTTTTCCTTGTTGAAAAACGCGATAGCGGCCTGCTTATCGCCACGGCGGTAAAGGAGGAAACCGTAATCGGCATAAACACCGGGCGGGACCCGATAATGATTGCGTTCCGCGTCGGTTATCGTTTCCTGCAGGTAGACTTCCGCTTGAGCCGAATTCTGTTCGATATAGCGTTGATAGAGGCTGTCCTCGTAATCGCCCCAATAAAATATTCCGCTAGGTGCGCAGCCGTTTAAAAAAAATGCGAGCGCGACTAACGATAATAATTTGTTGAGATAGGAAGCGAACCCGACTGAATTCTTCCCGATTCCCATATCGGCAATTTTTGTTAAAAGATCATTAATTGGCTTTGCGCCGAGCGTCCAGCGTACTGACAATATTATTAATCATGTTGACGATCGCCGCATCGATGGCCTTGCCTTCCAATGTCGAGTCGAAGCCCGCAGTACCGCCGAAACCTAATGTGCTTGAGGCCGAAAGACTTGCCTCGCCCGCCCCTTCCTGGCTGTAGAACACCCGGCCGGTTTTAGGATCGACCATGCGGATGACGACCCGGGCCCTGGCCCGCTGCGTTTTCTGCTTTCCCAACAACCAAACACCGCCGGTGGTGTCGCGGCCCAATTCCGCTACCGACCCCATGATCAATGCATCCACACCCTGCAAATTCTGTTTGAATTGTTGTTCCGTCAAGCCCATCAATTCCGCTTCCTGCTTCAACTTGCCGATGTCCTGGCGTTCCACGATGTTGAACCGTTGCGTGGCAACCAAGTGGCGAGCCAACAAATCCGCCGCCTGTTTACCCAGACGGTCTCCCGAGGCATCGGTGAACAAACCGCTGCCATAGACGGACTCGTTGGTGAAACGGGCGATCGCGATCGTCATTCGCTCGGCGGCGGACAACGGCGCCACCGCAACCTGCGGCCCGCGATCGGCCACGCCTTCCTGTATTTGCCGGTTGACGCAGCCGGCAAGAAGGGCGGATGACACGATTAAGACGTAAATGATCCTGTTCATTAGAAAAACTTCCGGTTTTGATAATTCAAGAAGTAGGTCGGCCCCTGGGATATTAACGAGGCAAGATTCTGCTTAGCTTATAGCATCGCTGGTGGAATCATAGCATGCAAGGGATGAAACCTCTCGGCCAGCGAGTTTTACTTCCAACTATCACCTAATTTGTACCCTGGTGATTTTTTCCCGGGCGGTTCAATAGCGCTTAAACACCAACAACGTGATATCGTCGGCGAACACCTCCTTGGCGCAGAATTTTTTCAGTTCTGCCAGGACCGTTTCGATGATTTGTTTAGGCGATTGTTCCGACGCATCGTTCAATAGCCGGCATACCCGTTCGACCCCGAAGAACTCCCCGTTGGGATTTTCCGCCTCGATCAATCCGTCGGTATAGAGCAGCACCGTATCCCCGGACTCCATTGCCAGCGTTTTTTCCTCGAAGCTGACTTGTTTCAGCACTCCCAGCACCAAGCCCTCGGCATCCAGTTGCCGGCATTGGCCGTTCTGCTTACGGCTTAACAGCGCCGGGGGGTGGCCGGCGTTGGCGTAGCTCAACCCCCCGGTTTTCGGATTGTATTGCAGATAGGTCATAGTGATGAAATAGTCGGCGTTGTTCAGGTCGTCGAACAGAAAATCGTTTAGCGCGGCCAGCGCCTTGGCCGGCGAATTCTGCCAATTGGCCTGGGCACGCAGGGCACTGCGGGTTTCGACCATGAACAAACCGGGGCCGATGGAATGCCCGGAAACGTCGACGATGGTCATGTCCAGACAATCCTGGCCGCGGAAGAAGTAATCGAAATAATCGCCACCGACCTGGGCGGCGGGCAGGCAATAACCGAGAATTTCAAAGTCTGCGGTTTTGATCGGCGCGGCAGGCAGCAAGGACGCCTGGATCTGCTGGGCAATCTTCATTTCATTGCGAGCGATGGCCAGCGACACTTCGGCCTGACGAATTTTCTTTTCGGTTTCCTTGCGGACGGTGATGTCATGGATGAAACCGCTGAATTCATAGGCATTGCCCAGCTTCAACGGCGCCACGCTGAATTCGACCGGAAACTCAGTGCCGTCACGACGCATCGCGGTGTGCTCGATCAGCCGGTTGAGTATTTTACCCTGGCCACTACGCAGAAACTCCTGCAAACCTTGATAGTGTTCGTTGCGGAAACGTTCTGGAACGATTAAATCGGCCATGCGCTGGCCGATCGCTTCGTTACGCGACCAACCGAACATTTTTTCCGCCTGCTGGTTCCAGTCGGTGACGATGCCGTAGGAGTCCATCGTTACGATGGCGTTCAACGCGGTTTCCAGGATCAGCCGCTTGCGTTTTTCGCTGTCGATCAAAGCATCCTGGAAATGTTTGCGCGCGGTGATGTCGCGGTCGACGCCGCGCCACTTGATTAGTTTGCCCTCTTCGTCCTTGATTGGCAAACCGGTAGATTCGGTATAAATCATGTGGCCGTCGCGGTGCCGATAATGGTTCATTAGCGCATAAAAAGGCTGCTTGATGCCGGTGTTGGGCTGCAGATCCGCCTTGTCCTGTGCTGTCAACAACTCGGTATAGTGCTTGCCGATGATTTCGTCCGGTTGAAAACCGAGGATATCGCGGACCGCGATACTACTGTAGATGTAATAACCGTCGGGATCCTGTTCCCACAGCCATTCGCCGGTCATTTGCGCCATTTGACGGAAACGCTGTTCGCTGTCGACCAAGGCCGTCTCGAACTTCTTGCGCGAACTGATGTCTTCGGCGATGGCCAAAAAATGGCTGATGTCCCCCTGCTTGTTTTTGATGACGCTGATGGTTTCGTAGATCCAAAACAATTCGCCGGTCTTCTTTCGGTCCTTGATCTCGCCGCGCCATTGTCCGCTGCTCAGCAATGTCTCCCACATCTCCCGGTAATCGAGAGATGGCTGCTCGCAGGTATGCAATAACTTCGGCGTGTTACCGATCAATTCCTCGCGGCTATAGCCGGTCAATTCGCAATATTTCGGATTGACGTATTCGATCCGGCTGTCGGCATCGGTGATCATTACCGCGCTGGCGCTCTGTTCGACCGCACGCAACATGATCCTGGTATGCTCGGCTTCATCCGACTCGTCCTGATCCGGCTCGATGATTAAGGCAACTTCGTCGCCCGGAGACAGATCGGCAAGATTGATCGCCATGTTTATCCGCCGCCCATTTTTATGGCGAAAAACGATCGATGGAACAAAACGATGATCCTGCCGCCAGGCTTTCTTCCAATTTTCGTGTTGATCGCCGTCCGCCAACAACATAGCTAGCGGCTTAGAAATCAATTCTTGCGCCTGGTAACCCAGTAAATCACAGAGGCTATTGCTGACTTGCCGAATCAAAAACGCATCGGTCGATGCGGATTCCGCATCCGGCACCGTCAGCAGCAGCAAGTTAACTTTAATGTTGGCCAACTCCATCTTGCTTCCCTTTCATCATATCGCTTCCAACAAACGTTCGAGTTCTTTATACCAAACCAGATAAGGCGTCAAGGTGTGCTGCAGGGCCCCGGCAATTTCGTGATAACCGCGTTGATAACGGTTGAGACGAGTTTGTCTTTCGCCTTGGAAAAAATATGCCTGCACACCGCCGGCACCGGATTGCACAATTTTCTTGACCAGGCCTCCCTGCAGTTTTTTCACGCCTTGTTCCAGATCGCCATAAAGCTTGCGTTCCCAGGCGTTTTGCAGGGTAATGTCGTTAAGCTGTTTACGAACAGTTTGCAAGAACAAACATTCCGCGGTATCGACGTACAGATCGGCGATAGTTTCGATAGCGCTACCGGTCTCGATCGACAACCGGACACTGGCCGGAAAATCCTCGATCAGCGCCAGCCGATGCAAATATTGGCTCAACGACTCCGGAAGTTTGTCGCCAAATGCCGTTGTTTCGGCCGTCGGACTCCGTCCGTTTTCCATCGCATGTTGCACGAACTTCTCCAGGTAAGAGAGATAATCGCCAATCAAGCCGGGAGTTGGTTTCAACGGAGCATCGTTCAGCATGCTCCAGATACTGAACTCCGTCAGACGATTTTCCATTTTAAGTAACGCACCATATTGCAAGGCGGCTTCGATTCGATTGTCCAAAGCAAATACCGACTTTCTGAAATCCTCGCCGGCGAGGATGCGATCAAAAGCCAAGTAACTACTCATCAAAACGCCCAGGTCACTGGCCTGATTATCGATCGCCCTGGCCAAAAACAAACATCCTGCCTGATTGA
Proteins encoded in this region:
- a CDS encoding caspase family protein, giving the protein MLGCQSGLVSDGADLRASEGYNAEQTDKLFVVDCLLPGQIRKLGSQMTYLSARRPIKTTAADCEIRGGEYVAYDRANYASALRVWLPQAKQGDAQAQVLVGEIYEKGLGGMADPALAAMWYRKAAEQGNSNAQINLGHLYEKGLGVEKNLPEALNWYRKASGLDDTDLQFASITAAQVSAGYEKQLEDLRQTSSSYQKQAETLRQQLNRAQQNYATQQRNLQSLKNKLEDTRKQLQQEKSKSGGDRQLIEKLEQQLKNNQSSYNDQKAALAKMAATMNQQEREQAEISASRLLLDDQKRQLKSKEAEYQDTFIRIKSDMKLIEEKSARAVTTQDKLAVEHLRTRLEAEKADLLAKGQQIKQLKANIGDNEKILASLEQNGQNKITLAQAGIEIIEPDMPALVLTRGIPSYQLRSIAPSKKIIGKVAAVDALKTLTVNGQETRVDQRGIFHSLIPINDELNPVEIVATYKRGNPSIVNFNLLAKSKASTGVEQAPPSRAVSRTYPSVDFGRFYALVIGNQNYAQLPSLSTSVEDAKAVDEILRTRYGYKTTLLINADRHQVMTAFNELRKKLTEKDNLLIYYAGHGEIDKSDQSAYWLPTDAEPDNAANWLSSHSITQFLNIIPARHILVVADSCYSGAMTQTAVARLPEQMAEAKRKKWLQFMVRRKARTVLTSGGVKPVLDTGGGQHSVFAKAFLKVLQNNHGLLEDYELFREVSKQVKQSAALVGFQQLPQYSAMLHAGHEGSPFFFVPSVN
- a CDS encoding histone deacetylase family protein; translated protein: MTTLYFYHDDFLRHDTGEFHPESSARLTSINSALNTPAFDRLTRMTPVLLDDIEEHIALIHTADYIQTIHRTTPRHGQASLDADTVLSPGSYQAALLAASAVCGALDRVVAKQADNAFCAVRPPGHHAEESHAMGFCLFNNIAVAAAYARKFHGVDRLAIVDFDVHHGNGTQQAFYRTAEVMYASSHQMPLFPGTGHPSETGVGNIVNVPLSAGDTGIQFREKYRNIILPALRKFKPELILLSAGFDAHKADPLASIMLESEDFHWVTRQVMEIAATCCSGRIISVLEGGYDLPALGESAAAHVSALMNSQ
- a CDS encoding BaiN/RdsA family NAD(P)/FAD-dependent oxidoreductase, which gives rise to MKNVFLTGPDVVIIGAGASGLMCAIEAGKRGRRVLVLDHANKAGKKILMSGGGRCNFTNYSVVAENYLSCNPHFCKSALSRYTQWDFLALINEYSISYHERDHGQLFCDNSARDILAMLLDQCGKYAVSIQLNCKILKVERQDGFRLFTEQGEIVCDKLVVASGGLSIPKMGASPFGYRLAEQFGLAVVPTHAGLVPFTWRQQDKEQFARLSGIAVPAAVSNERNSFQENILFTHRGLSGPAILQLSSYWRLGEAIEIDLLPEVDLEPALKKQRRNKTNVKIRTLLANYLPKRLLEALLDENTMDETLQNCSDNQLEAIVRQLKQWTLKPNGTEGYRTAEVTVGGVDCDELSSKTMESRKVPGLYFIGEVVDVTGWLGGYNFQWAWSSGWCAGQFV
- a CDS encoding serine/threonine-protein kinase; translation: MNEHEQNQDELTVIHNAGQNGAEQETVIRTQLENDATVLEPELRPVPKGKPSETLRVGSILQRRFVLKEVLGSGGMGTVFRATDLRREEAQDHQPDVAIKVLNDEFRDDPELFIALQRETKKSQILAHPNIVTVYDFDRDGSNVFMVMELLEGKSLSQYLREEGADGISFKKAWHIIKGLALALAYAHKKNIIHSDFKPGNVFITSEGGVKVLDFGIACAAARSESHVEDTVFNARDLGALTPAYASLEMLQGKEPDPADDVYALACVCFEILAGKHPFGKLSAQKAMEVNLQVPVIPGLDRRQRMALSHALEFKRELRTPTVDAFLDEIEPKSIWPKVFAGSVVIVLLGVAGSYYYVFKEYDFVDDKIVQLTPEQELAVKDFLELAQIHFEVGYLTAPSGSNAMWAYRQVLKIDPYNQQAQDGLKKIADLVLQQAMELYEQGDYQGSLAKIEAGLEAVPKHEQLLALKDRILESERSLR